GGGATGAAGTAGCTGGAGAAGAATCCAGAAAGTAGGTTTCCGTTAATGTGTGAAGGGGGCCATAAATGCCCATGCGCCTATGGGCAGTGGGGAACCATTGAGGATTTTCTGGctgggcagtggcatgatcagacCTGTGTTCTTTCTCCCAACCAGAAGAGCAGCAGAAGCAAAGACAAGAACCAGTGCTGCCCCATCTGTAACATGACCTTTTCCTCCCCTGTCGTGGCCCAGTCGCATTACCTGGGGAAGACCCACGCAAAGAACTTAAAGCTGAAGCAGCAATCCACTAAGGTGGAAGGTACTGGTTTTCCTGAGTAGTGCTGTATTGGGACCCCTCCTGTCCTTAGGGCACCATTGCCAGGTGCTCCCAGAAATGCTAACTGGGGCCACAGACTTGGAGAGGTTGAACTGCTTTTGAGAACCCATAAAAATACTGAAGTAGACCCAGCTTCCTTGAAATGCAGCCTCAGAGTTGTGCTCACGCCACCTCCCTTTCTTTGGTTATATCAGTTTTTCACTGTAGAAGCTTCTTAGGCTGAGCTTTTGTCCTGACTAATGATTGTAACTCAAGAGTATCAAAGTCCTCCAGATCACACATACTGTGAGAACATTCCATCTTCTACCTCTCCTACTTAGGGCTTTCCATCCCAGCATCCACCTGCCCTTATTACTATGTGTTCCAAGTTGAAAGCTAAatgcttgtcttttttctttactcaGGTTATGCCCTGCTCACTTTAATCCTCAAATAATGCCTGTTCTCCTCAAGACAGGGACTTGCCTTTCAAAGCTGAACACTTTAGTGCTGCTACCACTGCCCAGCAAGCCGTTTGTAGCTGGCATGAATTCATCCCAGTGCGGTGACTTCTAAAGTAGCCCCTTTATCTCGTCACCACTGGGGCTTAGCCCTCACTTTCATCTCATTAACTCCTAACTTTCTGGAGTTTTAAGCTCTGCTAACCATAATTAGTTAAGAGTAAAAGTTctttgatctttctttcttttcctggcgATTTTTGCTTCTCTATTTTGGACCAAGAAGTAGACTTCGctattaataatactattaacCTTTTTGTTTTACTGACATTTTGGAAGGCTTTGAAGATAAGGTGAAAAATCTCTCATAATTATGCCCTTTCATCTCACTCAAATCTAGTTATTTGTGATACTAAACAACAGAATATGGGACTTTGAAGTCGCTGGGACCCAGCTTTAAATCCTGGCACTGCTATATGCCATTTGTATGACTTCTTCATGTCTGAGtctcctcacctataaaatgttaataatactaTCTACTTCATAGGTTATGaggataaaataatatgtattaaaaacctaggctcacgcctgtaatcccagcactctgggaggccgaggcgggcagatcgctcgaggtcaggagttcgaaaccagcctgagcaagagcgagaccccgtctctactataaatagaaagaaattaattggccaactaatatatatatagaaaaaattagccaggcatggtggcacgtgcctgtagtcccagctacttgggaggctgaggcagtaggattgcttgagcccaggagattgaggttgctgtgagctaggctgatgccacagcactcactctaccctgggcaacaaagcgagactctgtctcaaaaaaaaaaacaaaaaaaaaaacctaggacATTAAGTCTCCTGCATGGCTCATAAAAAAACGAGgacataataaatgctcagtaaatgacaGCTGCTATTATTGTTACTATCATCAGTAAGATAGCTCATGAGTAGAATTCCCCCGTAAAATACAGTAGTTGGTCAGGCATCTATTACCTGGATCATGTCATTGGCCTTGCTTATGATTGATTCATCATTAACTTATAACCAGTACTAATTGCTTTTGTTTAAATTCAGTGTTGGTACCAATTATTGTACCAAAAAGTTTTAAGCATTCCGCCAAGGGAAACTTGAGAACGGAACTTTATAAGGTCGCAGACATGTCTTTCCACAAATGTGAAAATTCTCTGTAATAGGCCTGCTTCAGAACATTACTCAagagattattttcttatttactcaAGGCCATATTCATTTTTGGCCTTTGCCACATGCAAGTATGTTTTTGTATAGTTGTAATCATTGTGCATGTGCCATTTGTATCctgcttttacttttcatttaattttatagttaagCACGTTTCCATGTTATTACATGACTTTATACctatatttctgaaattaaacatttttctcatgTAAAAGTAATACAAGCATATTgtagaaaatatggaaatagagataaatggaaaagaaaattacccGTGATTTTACTATTTACCAAtttaaccactgttaacattttggagTACTGTTTCTCCTATAATCTTttgttatgtgtatgtgtgtatatctctttgtatatttgttttatatatatctagATTAACtccatgtatatgtacatgtaaataGAATACTTTAAATAACCatactgtttttataaaaacaatgtataCCCATCATGATAATTCCAGTTCAAATAATGCTAAAGCTACCCAAATCCTACCACAAAGAGAGAAACACTGTTAATATGTTGGTGACCTTTCAAAATACTGGTGTACATGTATAGATTACACATGTGTCTTTTAACAGTGATATGATCATGTTGgatatgattccttttatattttttcatttaatataacatttatatttcccTATGTTATTAAAAACTTTTCATAAACAGTTTTAGACTCCATCATACCACATTTAATCATACCTCTAATGTTGAACATTTAAgtttccccctccctttttttgttgttataaataaCACTATAGTGAACATCCCCAAGAACACTTTTTCCACATTTTGGGTTATTTCCTGAGAGAGAAGCCTCTATAGCTGTCACTTTATTGGCTGTCCGTTAAGCAGTTCCTCCAGCTTTACTTAAAAACTTAGCTCTGATGCTTCTCTTCAGTATCTTTTAAAGAATGACCTTGGTCTCTTAATGACCATTATTACCTCTTTTCTGATGtcaaaaatatacattcattGTGAGAAAGCTGGAAAATAGTGGAAAGCGCTCTTTACGCATTTGACCTTTTTTCCATGCAATCACctatgtgtttttgttgttgtggagGACATAAGAAACAGATTACTGTATAACCTGCTTTTTTTGTTTCGCACAATACCACAAactgaatattttctcatataaaatattCTACAACATGTACATTACTTTTGGAGTGACTTGCCAAAACAAAGTCAATGGCCAGAGACATTGAGATTTCCTATACTGGAAAACTCATGGGAAAAGCCAGCAAATTTCTTATGGCTTGCTAAAAATCCTCAAAACTGCCCGTTTGAAGTGGAATAGGGATAAAAGAGCATCTGAGCCACCTCATCTATCTGGGAATGCTGCTGAGCTCCGCCCCTCCCGCGCTGCTGGGAGGGGTCTGGCCCCACATTTTGAAAGCAACAGTTGCTAGGCTGGTACCATTCCAACTGCATGGACTGGTTCGTGAGTCATGGCATCCACTTTATGAAGCAGCGTTGCAACATTCAGTCAGCATCAGGACAGACGTTGGCACACAGGAGACTCGCACGTGTGCCCACGCCAGGCTCTGATTAACTGAATTAACTGAGCAGAGTCAGGGATGTTATCTGTAGGAAAAAGCATGCACATCTTCAGGTGTTCTCGCCGCACTCTGGTAGCCTGGCATAGCAGAGGGCGTGGGCTTTTGGATCGCACAGATCCAGGTTCACTCACTGGCTGGGCGATCTTGGGCCAGTCACTTTGCTTGTCTGGACCTCGGGTTTTTTTCTGTGATGTGGCAAAATGATACGTACCCTATTAGGGTAGTTCTGAGAACCAATGGAGAAATTTTGTGTACAAAAAGCATAACTAAATGTTAATGTCATTCTCTTCTATCCCCACTCTGCCTAGCATGCAGTGTAGCCTAAAAGGCATCCGTAGCATGGTTGCCTTTTCTCAGTGGCCCTGTATGCATTCCAGGACCTCAGTTTCTACATCCATGCATTGGTTCCCAGCTCTGGAGTACTTTGAGGATGGGCATAAAATTCCTAAACTTCTTGTTCCACTAGCTGTACAGTTCCAGTGGATTCTGAGGGATGAAAAGACttgcaaatatatatatctcTAGTCTGTTGTAATTTGGCAACTTGATAGCAGAAGTTTAGAGCCTCTTCAGAATGTGAGAAAATCAGGATTTATGTGCTTGGAGTAGGGAAAGCTGCTAAACAAAATAGCTGGTCGTTGGGCTCCCCCAAATCTTCCCAGTTTTCCCAATTAGAGAAGGTGCTCACTGTGTGATtcacacaggcagttccacatcTGCAAGTGTGACTAACTAGTGACGCCGCCTTTCTTTCTGTTCAGCATACTTGAAAGCCTGGCACCTTCTgggttttttcattgtttctgtttGAACTCTCTCGCCGCAGCTCTGTCGAAACGCCTTACAAATCCTTTCCTTGTGGCCTCCACCTTAGCCCTGCACCAGAATAGAGAGATGATAGACCCAGACAAGTTCTGCAGCCTCTGCCACGCGACCTTCAATGACCCTGTCATGGCTCAACAGCATTATGTGGGCAAGAAACACAGGAAACAGGAGACCAAGCTCAAACTCATGGCACGTTATGGGCGCCTGGCGGACTCTGCTGTCACTGACTTTTCAGGTGAGAGGGCCCAGCTCACATCCAGAGCTGGACCACTGCAGCTCCTCAGCCCAGCCCAGTCTGTGCTTTTCCTCCTTAGGTCTTGTAAAGCAGGATTTGCCTACAGAAGccagaaaggaaatttttttttttttttttttttggagacagggtctcactgttacccaggctagaatgcagcagcatgatcatagctcactgcagcctcccacacctgggctcaagagatcctcctgccttagcctcccaagtaggtaggactacaggcacatgccgtCAAAcccagtgaatttttttaaattattttttgtagagatgggggtctcactatatttcttcctaagctggtcttgaatcctggcctcaagcaatcctcctgcattggcctcccaaagtgctcagattacaggtgtgagccaccacacctggcctagaaaattttttaaatgagtgagaGCCAGGAAGGGTTGAAGAGTGAGTGCCACTCCTGGCCAGCTCTAGACAGTTCTTaccatctcttttattttttcaaaagattcTGGAAAACCAGATTTGTATAGACATtcctctgattttaaaatatgccactaaattttaaaaaattaagcccTATGTGAATCAAACTTGTCTGCAAGCCAGATTTGGGCCAAGGACCCTCAGAAGATTAGGTCAGAACCTCATGTTCTGACAATTCGTACTTTATTATTTCACAAAAGTGGACTGTCTTCAAGAGAAAAGCTTGCTTGATATCAGCAGAACTTAATCCCCTGTGTTAAAGCTTTGCATCCGTTCTCTGGTCATGGTTGTATTAAGAAGGAGATACCAAGGGACCGAGAAAAATTACTAAacctatacacacacagagtcccCAACTTATGAttgtttaactttataattttttgactttatgacgGTGCAAAATCAATAGGCATTCAGTAGAAATCATACTTCTCCTTCATCACTGGGCAGTGTCAGTGAGACACAGCTCCAAATTAGCCCCCAACCAGccatgcatttttgacttacaatattttcaatttatgatgggtcTATCTggatgtaaccccattgtaaaTCAAGGAGCATCTCGCGCACGAGAGAGAAAGTACTGAAACCTTGACCTATCTTGCAGGATCTACTTACCATTCACTAGAAAAGGATGAATTCTTTGCTCTTATCAAGTGTACATTTAACTTTTACTCAACAGTGTTCAGTGTATTTTAGTAGTTTTaatactgttttcttttggggggggggggagagttgggttttttttttgagacagagtctcactctgttgcccgggctagagtgccgtggcatcagcctagctcgcagcaacctcaaactcttgggctcaagcaatcctcctgcctcagcctctcaagaacctgggactacaggcatgcaccaccatgcccggttaattttttctatttttagtagagatggggtctcacacttgctcaggctggtctcgaactcttgacctcaagtaatcttcccaccttggcctcccacagtgctaggattacaggcatgagccaccagtgTGCCCAGTCTCATCTGAACCTTTTTATAAGATGACCAATTTCACACttacaggaaaaattaaaatgtggggACCATTATAATACATTCAGATCATTATAAGGGATATGAAAGAAATTCAACCTTTATGAATATTATACTGTTAGAAGACGAAAAAAATCTGCCTTGatgatagtttttctttttttttttttttttttttttttttgagacagagtctcactttgttgcccaggctagagtgagtgccgtggcgtcagcctggctcacagcaacctcaatctccggggctcagcgatcctactgcctcagcctcccgagtagctgggactacaggcatgcgccaccatgcccggctaattttttttttttgtatatatatttttagttggtcaattaatttatttctatttttggtagagacggggtctcactcaggctggtttcgaactccggaccttgagcaatccgcccgcctcggcctcccaaagtgctaggattacaggcgtgagccaccgcgcccggcctgatgatAGTTTTTCTTACATGTATTCCTGTTTGAAAGTCTTGTTTGCTATGAATGGgggaaatatttccttttcttaatttaaaaatattaatattaccggggaacaaatgtttttggttatgtgtactgattttgttatgcttgagccagggttataagtgtgcccatcacccagatagtgtccaTTATACTCATTAGGTAgttttttgcccatcccctcctcctcccttccccctgcttgatttccactgagttttatttccctctgtgcacatatgtgctcatcagttagttctaatttaatagcaagtacatatggcctttgtttttcattctccCTTCTTTTTATTGTACATTCCAGGTGTACCCATAAAGCATTTCAAAAATCTGTATGCATTTTGACAACATTTTGTGACATACTAAGACATCTTTAGAATACACTAGTCTCTCCTTATGCATGGgtgatatgttccaagacccacCAATGGACGTCTGAAACTATAGATAGCACCAAACACAaatatatactgtgttttttcTATCTGATAACCAAAATGCCTAAGCAATTAATGAGCAGATAGGACATGccggacaaagggatgattcacatccttGACAGGACAAAGTGGGACAGCATGAGATTTCATTGCACTACTCAGAGTGGCACACTTCAAAGCTTAATGAATTgtgtctgggtgcagtggctcacacctatgatcctagcactctgggaggctgagatgagaggattgcttgaggccaggagttcaagagcatcctgagcaagagcgaaaccacgtctctacaaaaaatataaaaaattagctgggcatagtggcgtg
The Microcebus murinus isolate Inina chromosome 28, M.murinus_Inina_mat1.0, whole genome shotgun sequence genome window above contains:
- the ZNF346 gene encoding zinc finger protein 346 isoform X3 — translated: MIEKNQCLFTNTQCKVCCALLISESQKLAHYQSKKHANKVKRYLAIHGMETLKGETKKLDSDQKSSRSKDKNQCCPICNMTFSSPVVAQSHYLGKTHAKNLKLKQQSTKVEALSKRLTNPFLVASTLALHQNREMIDPDKFCSLCHATFNDPVMAQQHYVGKKHRKQETKLKLMARYGRLADSAVTDFSAGKGYPCKTCKIVLNSIEQYQAHVSGFKHKNQSPKTTASSLGQIPVQRQPLQKESASLED